Proteins from a genomic interval of Clostridium scatologenes:
- the ypeB gene encoding germination protein YpeB: MKFTRKRIIYTSVVSLIVVFSSTFAILMTLERTDYRNYLQGEYSKNMYDLISSVQNIRVDLGKANVVGSKEQSIVVFENIFRYSAIANDKLHSLPISQQVIGDTSKFVSQVGDFCYTLAKVSSEGRELTEQDYNTIDRLKNESFSLEKQLKLASDEINNGKVKWGDIRKKTSSVLASNKEPLINDQFQGIQKQVTQYPALIYDGPFSDNTLKINPKINLQKQISQKEAEQVVTKIIGKDKIQAIQSKGSTGKQNIETYRFEVSIKGRKNSGIICEISKHGGKVVYLIDNRTINKTNVDFNKSVDIGSKYLQNIGYKNMIPTYTLNYGDTALINYIYTQQNVRMYPDQIKLKIALDDGSIIGIESEKYLVAHEENRNIPTPKVSEDKARERVGKRLNINNIRLAIVPTETNKEALCYEFSGNYKDDNFVVYINAETGYEQKIIQIINTPNGKLTM; this comes from the coding sequence ATGAAATTTACTAGAAAGAGAATAATATATACATCTGTAGTTTCATTAATAGTAGTTTTTTCAAGCACTTTTGCAATTCTTATGACCCTTGAAAGAACGGATTATAGGAATTATCTTCAGGGAGAATATAGTAAAAATATGTATGACCTTATAAGTTCAGTACAAAACATAAGAGTAGATTTAGGAAAAGCAAATGTGGTTGGATCTAAAGAGCAAAGCATAGTTGTATTTGAAAATATATTCAGATATTCAGCTATAGCAAATGATAAACTTCATTCTTTACCAATATCTCAACAGGTCATAGGAGATACAAGTAAATTTGTATCTCAAGTAGGAGACTTTTGTTATACTTTAGCTAAAGTATCTTCCGAAGGAAGAGAATTAACTGAGCAAGATTATAATACTATAGATAGGTTGAAAAATGAATCCTTTTCATTGGAGAAGCAATTAAAACTAGCATCTGATGAAATAAACAATGGTAAGGTTAAGTGGGGAGATATAAGAAAGAAAACTAGCAGTGTTCTTGCTAGTAATAAAGAACCATTAATAAATGATCAGTTTCAAGGTATACAAAAACAAGTAACTCAATATCCTGCATTAATTTATGATGGACCATTTTCAGATAATACTTTAAAAATAAATCCTAAAATAAATTTACAAAAGCAAATTTCACAAAAAGAAGCAGAACAAGTAGTTACTAAAATTATAGGTAAGGACAAAATCCAAGCTATACAATCAAAAGGTAGTACAGGAAAACAAAATATAGAGACATATAGATTTGAAGTATCTATTAAGGGGAGAAAGAATAGTGGTATAATTTGTGAAATAAGTAAACATGGTGGAAAGGTAGTATATTTGATTGATAATAGAACTATAAATAAAACAAATGTAGACTTTAATAAATCTGTTGATATTGGGAGTAAGTATTTACAAAACATAGGATATAAAAATATGATTCCTACATATACGCTAAATTATGGAGATACTGCTCTAATAAATTATATATATACACAGCAAAATGTTAGAATGTATCCTGATCAAATAAAGTTGAAGATAGCTTTAGATGACGGTAGTATAATAGGAATAGAATCAGAAAAGTATCTTGTAGCACATGAAGAAAACAGAAATATACCTACGCCAAAGGTAAGTGAAGATAAAGCCAGAGAAAGAGTAGGGAAAAGGCTTAATATAAATAATATAAGACTTGCTATAGTCCCAACAGAAACAAATAAGGAAGCATTATGCTATGAATTTTCGGGAAATTACAAAGATGATAATTTTGTAGTGTATATAAATGCAGAAACTGGATATGAACAAAAAATAATTCAAATTATAAATACTCCAAATGGCAAACTTACAATGTAA
- a CDS encoding MGDG synthase family glycosyltransferase, protein MKFLILSVSAGGGHGHAAEALKDYINLKIPESEIKIIDTLKYINPIIDKVVIGSYLKTLKVTPSLYGKLYNYSEGDYGITNTISAKFNEIMTYKLIPLIDEFSPNILICTHPFTTEMVSIMKSKYNLNIPVMSIITDYYPHGSWLHSYIDAYVVSNKDMVEDMVSKGIPKNTIHDLGIPVNPSFMDKYKKDDTLKELNLNPSKFTILVMGGSLGMGKITDVYHELNKVNKDIQIIVITGKNEKLYNELSILEQSSIKPTKIIGFTDKVNKYMQACDLLLTKPGGLTITEALICGIPLGIFSPIPGQEEKNAEFLLNHNLAINLSDTSKCQEIIESLLQFEDKLAAMKSNCSKFSKPDSGDRIVELIKYLIKNKSISSLKNFDKDYEKDNNIKTFFKSVEEYFMKTAIKIFANN, encoded by the coding sequence ATGAAATTTTTGATTCTTTCAGTTTCTGCAGGCGGAGGACACGGTCATGCTGCAGAGGCACTAAAAGATTATATAAATTTAAAAATTCCTGAGTCGGAAATAAAAATTATAGATACGTTAAAATATATAAATCCAATAATTGATAAGGTAGTAATTGGAAGTTATTTAAAAACTTTAAAAGTTACTCCTTCTCTTTATGGAAAATTATACAATTATTCAGAAGGAGATTATGGAATTACTAATACTATTAGTGCTAAATTTAACGAAATCATGACTTACAAACTAATACCACTAATTGATGAATTTTCTCCTAACATTTTGATATGTACTCACCCATTTACAACAGAAATGGTATCTATAATGAAATCTAAATATAATTTAAATATACCTGTTATGTCCATAATCACGGATTATTATCCCCATGGATCTTGGTTACATTCCTACATAGATGCTTATGTAGTTTCAAACAAAGACATGGTTGAAGACATGGTATCCAAGGGGATACCCAAAAACACAATTCACGATTTGGGCATACCTGTAAACCCTAGCTTTATGGACAAATATAAGAAAGATGATACCCTAAAGGAATTGAACTTGAACCCTTCCAAATTTACTATCCTAGTTATGGGTGGAAGTTTAGGTATGGGCAAAATTACAGATGTATACCATGAACTTAATAAAGTAAATAAAGATATTCAAATAATTGTAATAACAGGTAAAAATGAAAAACTTTATAATGAACTATCAATCTTAGAACAGTCTTCAATAAAACCTACTAAGATAATAGGATTTACTGACAAAGTCAATAAATATATGCAAGCTTGTGATTTACTTTTAACTAAACCTGGTGGGCTTACAATAACAGAAGCTCTTATATGTGGGATTCCCTTGGGAATCTTTTCCCCAATTCCAGGACAAGAAGAAAAAAATGCAGAATTTCTTTTAAATCATAATTTAGCAATTAATCTATCTGACACCAGCAAATGTCAAGAAATCATAGAAAGCTTACTACAGTTTGAAGATAAATTGGCAGCTATGAAATCAAACTGCAGTAAATTTTCAAAGCCTGATAGCGGAGATAGAATAGTTGAACTGATAAAATACTTAATAAAAAACAAAAGCATTTCGAGTTTAAAAAACTTTGATAAAGATTATGAAAAGGATAATAATATTAAAACATTTTTTAAATCTGTTGAAGAATACTTTATGAAAACAGCAATTAAAATTTTTGCAAACAACTAA
- the spoIIR gene encoding stage II sporulation protein R, with translation MKKVLVIFICILGIFALTNNRTKVSGDSVQEDIASKIIRFHVIANSDSKSDQALKLKVRDKVLEYMQPKLKNSKSIDESREMIRKSNSEIITIAEDVIKKNGYNYAVKTTLSNENFPIKTYGNITLPQGKYEAYRIIIGDGEGQNWWCVMFPPLCFVDITKGEVSYKETEKDMKKVLSPEEYKMIDNQISNSGNKNSIKVKFKILELLKDKKNPVK, from the coding sequence ATGAAAAAGGTTTTAGTTATTTTTATATGTATTTTGGGTATATTTGCCTTAACCAATAATAGAACAAAAGTAAGTGGTGATTCTGTTCAAGAAGATATAGCTTCTAAAATTATAAGATTTCATGTAATAGCAAATAGTGATTCAAAAAGTGACCAAGCTCTTAAGTTAAAAGTTAGAGATAAAGTTTTAGAATATATGCAGCCTAAGTTAAAAAATTCCAAAAGCATAGATGAATCTAGAGAAATGATTAGAAAAAGTAACAGTGAAATAATAACAATAGCAGAAGATGTAATAAAGAAAAATGGATATAATTATGCTGTTAAAACCACATTATCTAATGAAAACTTTCCTATAAAAACTTATGGTAATATAACATTGCCACAGGGAAAATATGAAGCCTATAGAATAATTATAGGAGATGGTGAAGGTCAGAATTGGTGGTGTGTAATGTTTCCACCTTTATGTTTTGTTGATATTACAAAAGGTGAAGTTTCTTATAAGGAGACAGAGAAAGATATGAAAAAGGTTCTATCTCCTGAAGAGTATAAAATGATAGATAATCAGATAAGTAATTCTGGTAATAAAAATAGTATAAAAGTTAAATTTAAGATTTTAGAATTATTAAAAGACAAGAAAAATCCAGTGAAATAA
- a CDS encoding Ger(x)C family spore germination protein: MKLKKILLLVLICCTFTGCWDKVEIDRKSFISVIGVDVGEQIDKKPKEVKSDDPYNGVNVKRIHVVLGSPDISKLGPDKGGTAEDIYIDTDAYSMEDAISKASAKTSRIVKFSHTKLLVLSSEILQHPDTLKEIVDYLQRQASLDRMMDVVIAKGKTEDYIKYKPKTEKNVESYITGLIEDDTGNAVLPVTLNKFLVSLNENGNIALPAMEVDKDKKELKMSGAGIIEGYKLKGYLSPIQTVNLQILKGKLHEGKKAIYKDGHPIDVSFNSTGRKIRVKDVDGKLIFNVYINLEGELKEYYIDSNLDSKNELNIIENDFNKSLKEECEQLIRITQNEYQVDPAELGEYVKKYHPQIWSQKKNNWPEAYKNSVINVNVTTNIRRIGVSK; the protein is encoded by the coding sequence ATGAAACTTAAAAAAATTCTACTATTAGTATTGATTTGTTGCACCTTTACTGGATGTTGGGACAAAGTTGAAATAGATAGAAAAAGTTTTATATCTGTCATAGGTGTAGATGTTGGAGAACAAATAGATAAAAAACCTAAAGAAGTAAAGTCGGATGATCCTTATAATGGTGTGAATGTTAAAAGGATACATGTTGTTTTAGGATCTCCAGATATAAGTAAATTAGGGCCAGATAAAGGTGGAACAGCTGAAGATATATATATAGATACAGATGCTTATTCAATGGAAGATGCTATAAGCAAGGCGAGTGCTAAAACTAGTAGGATTGTAAAATTTAGTCATACAAAGCTTTTAGTATTAAGTAGTGAAATTTTACAACACCCGGATACTTTAAAAGAAATAGTAGATTATTTGCAAAGGCAAGCTTCATTAGATAGGATGATGGATGTAGTTATAGCAAAAGGAAAGACAGAAGATTATATAAAATATAAACCTAAAACAGAAAAAAATGTTGAAAGTTATATAACTGGGCTAATTGAAGATGACACGGGAAATGCTGTATTACCTGTAACGTTAAATAAATTTCTTGTATCATTAAATGAAAATGGAAATATAGCATTACCAGCTATGGAGGTAGATAAAGATAAAAAAGAACTGAAAATGAGTGGAGCTGGGATAATAGAAGGTTATAAATTGAAGGGGTATTTATCACCTATACAAACTGTTAATTTACAAATACTAAAGGGTAAACTTCATGAGGGTAAGAAAGCAATATATAAAGATGGGCATCCTATAGATGTTTCATTTAATAGTACAGGTAGAAAAATAAGAGTAAAGGATGTTGATGGAAAACTTATATTTAATGTGTATATTAATTTAGAAGGAGAACTAAAGGAGTACTATATAGATAGTAATTTAGATTCCAAAAATGAATTGAATATTATAGAGAATGATTTTAATAAATCATTAAAGGAAGAATGTGAACAGTTAATTAGAATTACTCAAAATGAATATCAAGTTGATCCAGCGGAATTGGGGGAATATGTAAAAAAGTATCATCCTCAAATTTGGAGTCAAAAGAAAAATAATTGGCCTGAAGCATATAAAAATTCAGTAATAAATGTTAATGTAACTACAAATATAAGAAGAATAGGAGTATCAAAGTAA
- a CDS encoding GerAB/ArcD/ProY family transporter has protein sequence MINKNFITSFGLFSTVVVSIVGIGIFAYPSELATVVGNDGWIVTLLVGFIAYALAYLIYKVVKINNFNKFLNLMENNFGKIFGGILSIIFVAYTTFSMAIGMRSFVEVIKMYLLEKTPTEFLIVVTIITGSYLIRGEIDNLVKFNEIAFGIMFLPIGLVLLLTLNHLDFTNIFPVFNNQPINYLKGMNTAVFTFTGFELMYLFLPFVRNKAGIKKCILRSIGFVTAFYTVIVIFCIAIFSKAQTETLLWPTITMIKSINIHGAFIERWEGIVMAMWIIFYFTTFINYYYFSADIVKDVFRLKDVKLSILIIVPFIYAIAMYPQNIAELYEMGKTGTHAFALYVLIALPLVLLLINKVRSNQQRGGEQNET, from the coding sequence ATGATTAATAAAAATTTTATTACATCTTTTGGATTATTTTCTACAGTTGTTGTGAGTATTGTAGGAATAGGAATATTTGCTTATCCCAGTGAATTAGCCACTGTTGTTGGTAATGATGGATGGATTGTAACCTTATTGGTTGGGTTTATAGCTTATGCATTAGCATATCTTATATATAAAGTGGTTAAAATCAACAACTTTAATAAATTTCTCAATTTAATGGAAAATAATTTTGGAAAGATATTTGGAGGGATTTTATCAATAATTTTTGTAGCTTATACTACATTTTCAATGGCAATAGGGATGAGATCTTTTGTAGAAGTAATAAAAATGTATCTTCTAGAAAAAACGCCTACTGAGTTTTTGATTGTAGTGACTATAATTACAGGGAGTTATCTTATAAGAGGTGAAATTGATAATTTAGTAAAATTTAATGAAATTGCCTTTGGAATAATGTTTTTGCCTATAGGTTTAGTGCTTTTATTGACTTTAAATCATTTGGATTTTACAAATATTTTTCCTGTATTTAATAATCAACCTATTAATTACTTAAAAGGAATGAATACTGCAGTATTTACATTCACAGGATTTGAGTTGATGTATTTATTTTTACCATTTGTAAGAAATAAAGCAGGAATAAAAAAATGCATCTTAAGAAGTATTGGCTTTGTAACAGCATTTTATACAGTTATAGTAATCTTTTGTATAGCAATTTTTTCAAAGGCTCAAACAGAAACTTTGTTATGGCCAACTATAACCATGATAAAATCTATAAATATACATGGAGCTTTTATAGAAAGATGGGAAGGTATAGTAATGGCTATGTGGATAATATTTTATTTTACAACCTTCATTAATTATTATTATTTTTCTGCAGATATAGTTAAGGATGTATTTAGGTTAAAAGATGTAAAATTATCAATATTGATTATAGTTCCTTTTATATATGCTATAGCAATGTACCCACAAAATATAGCTGAGCTTTATGAAATGGGAAAAACAGGAACACATGCATTTGCATTATATGTGTTGATTGCACTTCCTTTAGTATTACTTTTAATAAATAAAGTTAGGAGTAATCAACAAAGGGGGGGTGAGCAAAATGAAACTTAA